One genomic window of Peromyscus maniculatus bairdii isolate BWxNUB_F1_BW_parent chromosome 2, HU_Pman_BW_mat_3.1, whole genome shotgun sequence includes the following:
- the Btf3l4 gene encoding transcription factor BTF3 homolog 4 isoform X2 translates to MIKDDGTVIHFNNPKVQASLSANTFAITGHAEAKPITEMLPGILSQLGADSLTSLRKLAEQFPRQVLDSKAPKPEDIDEEDDDVPDLVENFDEASKNEAN, encoded by the exons ATGATTAAAGATGATGGAACAGTTATTCATTTCAACAACCCCAAAGTCCAAGCTTCCCTCTCCGCTAACACCTTTGCAATTACTGGTCATGCAGAAGCCAAACCAATCACAGAAATGCTTCCTGGAATATTAAGTCAGCTTGGTGCTGACAGCTTAACAAGCCTTAGAAAGTTAGCTGAACAGTTCCCACGACAAG TATTGGATAGTAAAGCACCAAAACCAGAAGACATTGATGAAGAGGATGATGATGTTCCAG ATCTTGTAGAAAATTTTGATGAAGCATCAAAAAATGAAGCTAACTAA